The following are encoded in a window of Mycobacteroides chelonae CCUG 47445 genomic DNA:
- a CDS encoding PE family protein, giving the protein MYLNIVPEGLTAASAAVEALTARLAAVHAAAAPVIGAVTPPAADPVSIQSAAVFSIHGIERDAAAAGAVYELGRAGVGVTEAGAGYTVGDMHAAATYMPGIA; this is encoded by the coding sequence ATGTACCTCAACATCGTTCCTGAGGGGCTGACTGCCGCCAGTGCCGCGGTAGAGGCCCTGACCGCACGGCTGGCCGCCGTGCATGCCGCCGCGGCCCCGGTGATCGGCGCGGTGACACCACCGGCCGCCGACCCGGTATCTATCCAGAGCGCGGCCGTCTTCAGCATCCATGGAATCGAGCGCGACGCAGCCGCGGCCGGCGCCGTCTACGAGCTGGGAAGGGCTGGAGTCGGGGTGACCGAGGCCGGCGCGGGTTACACCGTCGGCGATATGCATGCTGCCGCAACGTACATGCCGGGGATCGCGTAG